From Pseudonocardia autotrophica, one genomic window encodes:
- a CDS encoding ParB/RepB/Spo0J family partition protein has protein sequence MAERKGGLGRGLAALIPTAPVDDGPGPGSGSGAPMHRPDRSTRRDGHEPETSVVDGGAEYREIPLKRIVPNPKQPRTQFDEEQLAELEHSIREFGLLQPIVVRRAGRDFELIMGERRWRAAQRAGLETLPAIVRHTGDDVMLRDALLENIHRVQLNPLEEAAAYEQLLAEFGVTHGELADRLGRSRPVVTNMIRLLKLPVSVQRRVAAGVLSAGHARALLGLEDAGRQEELATRIIAEGMSVRATEEAVVLARQDGPAREPRTRKQGVQRPEFTDMADRLSDTFDTRVKVEMGQRKGRIVVEFGSVEDLERITGMMGLGDQS, from the coding sequence ATGGCAGAACGCAAGGGTGGCCTCGGGCGCGGCCTGGCCGCGCTGATCCCCACCGCTCCGGTGGACGACGGCCCGGGGCCCGGGAGTGGGTCCGGTGCCCCGATGCACCGGCCGGACCGGTCCACGCGCCGGGACGGTCACGAACCCGAGACCTCGGTCGTCGACGGCGGGGCCGAGTACCGGGAGATCCCGCTGAAGCGGATCGTCCCGAACCCGAAGCAGCCGCGAACCCAGTTCGACGAGGAACAGCTCGCCGAGCTGGAGCACTCGATCCGCGAGTTCGGGTTGCTGCAGCCGATCGTCGTCCGCCGGGCCGGCCGCGACTTCGAGCTGATCATGGGCGAGCGCCGGTGGCGAGCCGCCCAGCGGGCCGGCCTGGAGACACTGCCCGCGATCGTCCGGCACACCGGCGACGACGTGATGCTGCGGGACGCGCTGCTGGAGAACATCCACCGCGTCCAGCTGAACCCGCTCGAGGAGGCGGCCGCCTACGAGCAACTGCTCGCCGAGTTCGGGGTCACCCACGGCGAGCTCGCCGACCGGCTCGGCCGCAGCCGCCCGGTCGTCACCAACATGATCCGGCTGTTGAAGCTGCCGGTGTCGGTGCAGCGTCGGGTGGCGGCCGGCGTGCTGTCTGCCGGGCACGCCCGCGCGCTGCTCGGCCTGGAGGACGCCGGCCGGCAGGAGGAGCTCGCCACCCGGATCATCGCGGAGGGGATGTCGGTCCGCGCGACCGAGGAGGCCGTCGTGCTCGCCCGGCAGGACGGGCCGGCGCGCGAGCCCCGCACCCGCAAGCAGGGTGTGCAGCGTCCCGAGTTCACCGACATGGCCGATCGGCTGTCGGACACCTTCGACACTCGGGTCAAGGTGGAGATGGGTCAGCGCAAGGGCCGGATCGTCGTCGAGTTCGGCTCGGTCGAGGATCTGGAGCGGATCACCGGAATGATGGGCCTGGGCGACCAGAGCTGA